The following coding sequences lie in one Mercenaria mercenaria strain notata chromosome 5, MADL_Memer_1, whole genome shotgun sequence genomic window:
- the LOC123556779 gene encoding uncharacterized protein LOC123556779 isoform X2 — MPPFQEISQQIPDSEREVTQWAREHITSFKHDIDTMKLQAKTILKEVDKLSKEQDNIERKSKKGRSKELHGCIDKYQDSISSVQKACEKISGIVDNKTPNVPLIDRRSTYDGRGGKNRNTSSFGDQPECNLCYRKTAEIMKLQADLERMKDDMKRKEAEYKERLSSMASSKLRDNNPNITDLSDQNRPTKIAERLSELYDNQWTDAFDALEGSMPERQIIQTLLDILLKVYEECCKLSSENFYERIQNCIESPLEPRSKRPTTVVLSEQLKQQIKEFRKTRAAIVIKDIERVITPKLQIPYSHLNAVQTYISHCVWIGWYCAVQDPPLVLSVSSSSKFDTILFKDYTSRGRYVQFVVWPALYLHEGGPLLSKGVAQGCDNQPENNTVITTGIADNKIQLTRHQAQPKQAPVYSRNYGTNARHVATFNVGNTRQTRQTGQSLESQYAYGRGRRREGHPMAHTVYTPPAHIQAGQGHAIYSNRQAGVVNERQSTMI, encoded by the exons ATGCCGCCGTTTCAGGAAATAAGTCAACAGATTCCTGATTCGGAAAG AGAGGTAACACAATGGGCAAGAGAACATATAACATCTTTCAAACACGATATTGATACTATGAAGCTGCAAGCAAAAACCATTTTGAAGGAAGTGGATAAATTGTCGAAAGAACAAGATAATATAGAAAGAAAATCTAAGAAAGGGAGAAGCAAAGAGCTTCATGggtgtattgacaagtatcaagATAGTATTTCGAGCGTGCAGAAAGCATGTGAGAAGATATCTGGG aTTGTGGATAACAAAACACCTAACGTACCTCTGATTGACAGACGTTCAACATATGACGGTAGAGGAGGCAAGAACAGGAATACATCTTCATTTGGTGATCAGCCAGAATGCAACCTTTGTTACAGAAAAACAGCTGAAATCATGAAGCTTCAGGCAGATCTGGAAAG AATGAAAGACGACATGAAAAGAAAAGAAGCTGAGTATAAAGAAAG GTTAAGTTCAATGGCTTCCAGCAAACTGCGTGACAACAATCCAAACATCACTGACCTAAGTGACCAGAACAGACCTACTAAAATAGCAGAGCGTTTGTCAGAGTTGTACGACAATCAGTGGACGGATGCATTTGATGCGTTAGAGGGTTCTATGCCAGAAAGACAGATAATACAGACTCTGCTGGACATATTACTG AAAGTGTATGAAGAATGTTGCAAACTTTCGAGTGAAAATTTTTACGAGAGGATCCAGAACTGCATTGAATCTCCACTTGAG CCGAGGAGCAAACGACCTACGACAGTGGTCTTATCTGAACAGCTGAAACAACAAATTAAAGAATTTCGCAAGACCCGAGCTGCAATTGTTATCAAAGACATAGAAAGG GTAATTACACCAAAACTTCAGATACCTTACAGTCATTTAAATGCGGTACAAACGTACATATCACACTGTGTATGGATCGGATGGTATTGTGCCGTCCAGGATCCTCCACTAGTATTGAGTGTATCTTCGTCAAGTAAGTTTGATACTATTTTGTTCAAAGACTACACAAGCCGTGGTCGCTACGTTCAGTTCGTAGTCTGGCCTGCTTTATACCTACATGAAGGCGGACCTCTGTTGTCTAAAGGTGTTGCACAAGGTTGTGACAATCAACCAGAGAACAATACAGTGATTACAACAGGCATTGCAGACAATAAGATACAATTGACAAGACACCAAGCGCAACCGAAGCAAGCACCCGTATATAGCCGAAATTACGGTACGAATGCGAGGCATGTCGCGACATTTAACGTGGGTAATACACGACAGACACGACAAACAGGTCAAAGTTTAGAATCGCAATATGCTTATGGTCGAGGAAGAAGAAGAGAAGGCCATCCGATGGCACACACGGTATACACGCCACCTGCTCATATCCAAGCTGGACAAGGCCATGCCATATACAGTAACAGACAAGCTGGGGTTGTAAATGAACGTCAGTCGACAATGATTTGA
- the LOC123556779 gene encoding uncharacterized protein LOC123556779 isoform X1 has product MPPFQEISQQIPDSEREVTQWAREHITSFKHDIDTMKLQAKTILKEVDKLSKEQDNIERKSKKGRSKELHGCIDKYQDSISSVQKACEKISGIVDNKTPNVPLIDRRSTYDGRGGKNRNTSSFGDQPECNLCYRKTAEIMKLQADLERMKDDMKRKEAEYKESRRRIQYENERLHSQLQKEVEAKEEALKRLSSMASSKLRDNNPNITDLSDQNRPTKIAERLSELYDNQWTDAFDALEGSMPERQIIQTLLDILLKVYEECCKLSSENFYERIQNCIESPLEPRSKRPTTVVLSEQLKQQIKEFRKTRAAIVIKDIERVITPKLQIPYSHLNAVQTYISHCVWIGWYCAVQDPPLVLSVSSSSKFDTILFKDYTSRGRYVQFVVWPALYLHEGGPLLSKGVAQGCDNQPENNTVITTGIADNKIQLTRHQAQPKQAPVYSRNYGTNARHVATFNVGNTRQTRQTGQSLESQYAYGRGRRREGHPMAHTVYTPPAHIQAGQGHAIYSNRQAGVVNERQSTMI; this is encoded by the exons ATGCCGCCGTTTCAGGAAATAAGTCAACAGATTCCTGATTCGGAAAG AGAGGTAACACAATGGGCAAGAGAACATATAACATCTTTCAAACACGATATTGATACTATGAAGCTGCAAGCAAAAACCATTTTGAAGGAAGTGGATAAATTGTCGAAAGAACAAGATAATATAGAAAGAAAATCTAAGAAAGGGAGAAGCAAAGAGCTTCATGggtgtattgacaagtatcaagATAGTATTTCGAGCGTGCAGAAAGCATGTGAGAAGATATCTGGG aTTGTGGATAACAAAACACCTAACGTACCTCTGATTGACAGACGTTCAACATATGACGGTAGAGGAGGCAAGAACAGGAATACATCTTCATTTGGTGATCAGCCAGAATGCAACCTTTGTTACAGAAAAACAGCTGAAATCATGAAGCTTCAGGCAGATCTGGAAAG AATGAAAGACGACATGAAAAGAAAAGAAGCTGAGTATAAAGAAAG CCGAAGAAGAATCCAATACGAAAATGAAAGGCTTCATAGTCAACTGCAGAAAGAAGTTGAAGCGAAGGAGGAAGCCCTAAAAAG GTTAAGTTCAATGGCTTCCAGCAAACTGCGTGACAACAATCCAAACATCACTGACCTAAGTGACCAGAACAGACCTACTAAAATAGCAGAGCGTTTGTCAGAGTTGTACGACAATCAGTGGACGGATGCATTTGATGCGTTAGAGGGTTCTATGCCAGAAAGACAGATAATACAGACTCTGCTGGACATATTACTG AAAGTGTATGAAGAATGTTGCAAACTTTCGAGTGAAAATTTTTACGAGAGGATCCAGAACTGCATTGAATCTCCACTTGAG CCGAGGAGCAAACGACCTACGACAGTGGTCTTATCTGAACAGCTGAAACAACAAATTAAAGAATTTCGCAAGACCCGAGCTGCAATTGTTATCAAAGACATAGAAAGG GTAATTACACCAAAACTTCAGATACCTTACAGTCATTTAAATGCGGTACAAACGTACATATCACACTGTGTATGGATCGGATGGTATTGTGCCGTCCAGGATCCTCCACTAGTATTGAGTGTATCTTCGTCAAGTAAGTTTGATACTATTTTGTTCAAAGACTACACAAGCCGTGGTCGCTACGTTCAGTTCGTAGTCTGGCCTGCTTTATACCTACATGAAGGCGGACCTCTGTTGTCTAAAGGTGTTGCACAAGGTTGTGACAATCAACCAGAGAACAATACAGTGATTACAACAGGCATTGCAGACAATAAGATACAATTGACAAGACACCAAGCGCAACCGAAGCAAGCACCCGTATATAGCCGAAATTACGGTACGAATGCGAGGCATGTCGCGACATTTAACGTGGGTAATACACGACAGACACGACAAACAGGTCAAAGTTTAGAATCGCAATATGCTTATGGTCGAGGAAGAAGAAGAGAAGGCCATCCGATGGCACACACGGTATACACGCCACCTGCTCATATCCAAGCTGGACAAGGCCATGCCATATACAGTAACAGACAAGCTGGGGTTGTAAATGAACGTCAGTCGACAATGATTTGA